In Bradyrhizobium manausense, the sequence AGCTGGCTGAATGATATTGACACAATCAATAGATCATATCCAAGAAATGAATTTGTCAATAGGTGGCAAAACCATAGTCTCGCGCCAAACGGAGGAAGCGCGATGGCTTGGAAGTACACCAACCCGGTCCAGATTGAATTCGGCGTCGACAGCTTCGACAAGCTTGGGTCGCTGATCGGAAGCCGCACTTACGCGCTCGTCACCTATGGTGAGCCGGTCTTCCAGCAGTTGGAACGCAGATTGGTCGAAACGGCCGGAGCCCCGGTTCTCGCTATCCGCGACGTTGCTCCGAATCCGGACTACCGGCTGCTCGCGCGGCAGACCGCCCGTTTCGCCGAACTCCAAAGCCAACCCGACCTCATCGTGGCTCTCGGCGGGGGCTCCGTCATTGACTCGGCCAAGGTGTTTGCGGCCGCCGGCGGCGATTTTACGCGCGTCAAAGATTATCTGGAGACGCAGCAGGGCGGCGATCGTCTTGCCGCGACGCCGATCATTGCCGTGCCGACCACCGCAGGCACCGGCAGCGAGGTCACCTGCTGGGGTACCGTCTGGGACGAAGCAAACGGCAAGAAGTATTCGCTGGCCCGTCCGTCGCTCTATCCGACCCACGCGGTGATCGATCCGCGCCTGATGCTGGGGAAGCCGCAGCTTCTCACGATCAGCACGGGCCTCGATGCGCTTTCGCACGCGCTGGAAAGCCTCTGGAACCTGAACAACAACCCGGTCTCGGCGAACCACGCCGTGGCCGCCGCCCGCAACATTCTCGATTTGCTGCCGCGACTGGTGCGCGACCTCGGGAACCTGGAGTTGCGCAGCCGCATGGCAATGGCGGCTCTGTTCGCGGGCCTCGCATTCTCCAACACAAAGACGGCGATTGCTCATTCCCTGTCTTATCCGATCACGCTGCGTCACGGCGTACAGCACGGTATTGCCTGCTCGTTTTCGTTGCCGATGATCCTGCGAAGCGTACGCGGCGTCGGCGGGCTTTGCGAGGACAGCCTGAAGCAGATCTTCGGCGAGGACCTCGCAAAGGGCGCCGACGACCTCGAGGATTTCCTGGGTACGCTCGGCATCTCCAGTAATCCAGCCGCCTACGAGATTGATCGACAGGAGTGGCGGGCTCTCATCGCGGATTCGCTTGAAGGCGAGCGCGGCAAGAATTTTCTCGGATCGAGAGAGCGACTGATCGAGGCATCGCAAATCGTGCGGCTGCCGCAGGCGATGACTGCCTGAACACATGCCGCCCGGTAACGCGCGCGAAAGGACAACAGCCATGACATCCAACGGAAAAACCATCTCGGTGAACGGTCGCGCCTACCGTGCACCCGAACGGCCCACGGTCGTGATCTGTCTCGACGGATCCGAGCCCGGCTACGTCGAGAAAGCGATTGAAGCCGGCATGGCACCGACGTTTGCGCGGTTCATGAAGGACGGCGCTCATGTCCATGCCAACAGCGTCATCCCCAGCTTCACCAACCCCAACAACCTTTCGATCATCACCGGACGACCGCCGGCAGTCCATGGCATTGCCGGCAACTATTTCTACGACCCGGCCAGCGGGGCCGAAGTGATGATGAACGATCCACGCTTCCTGCGCGCGCCGACGATTCTCGCGGGCATCCATGACGCAGGCTACAAAGTCGCAGCGATCACCGCCAAGGACAAGCTGCGCACGCTGCTGGCCAACGGGCTCGATTACTCGACAGGTCGCGCCTTCGCCTTCTCCTCGGAGAAGGCCGACAAGGCGACGGTCGAGGAAAACGGGATCGGCAACGTCCTTGACTTCGTCGGCCTGCCATTGCCGGAGGTCTATTCCGCCGACCTGTCCCGGTTCGTTTTCGCCGCCGGCGTCAAGCTCGTCGAAGCCTGCCGGCCCGACCTGATGTATCTGTCGACGACGGACTACATCCAGCACAAGACGTCGCCCGGGACGAAGGTTTCCAACGATTTCTACGCGATGATTGACGGTTACCTGGCGCAACTCGACGCGCTCGGCTGCAACATCGTTGCAACAGCCGATCACGGGATGAACGACAAGCATCTTGCCAACGGCGAGCCCGACGTCATCTATCTCCAGGATTTGATGGACCTCTGGGTCGGCAAGGACAGCGCGCGCGTCATCCTTCCGATCACCGATCCCTACGTCGCCCATCACGGCGCGCTCGGCTCGTTCGCGACGATCTACACCGGCGAGACGTCGGCTGAGGGCCTGTTGACGAGGCTTCGTGACGTCGACGGCGTCGAACTCGCTCTGACGCGCAAGGAAGCCTGTGCGCGCTTCGAGCTTCCAGCGGATCGAATCGGCGACATCGTCGTGATCTCGTCGCGGCACAAGGTGCTGGGGACCAGCCGAAATCGCCACGATCTTTCGGGCCTGACCGAGCCGTTGCGGTCTCACGGCGGCCTGACCGAAGAGCGCGTCCCGTTGATCGCCAATCGGAAGATCGCGCTGCCACCGGGGCATCTGCTGCGCAATTTCGACGCGTTCGATGTCGCCCTCAATCGCATCCAGTAAGGCGGAGGACAGCACCGTGAACGTCCAGTCGCAGCCAATCCGTCATGAACAGATGCGTATCGCGGGGGCGCTCGTCGACGTCGACGAGCGGGTCGAGGTTCTAAATCCCTACACCAACAAGGTTGTCGGCACGGTTCCGGCGGCCCGGCCCGAGCATGTTCGCCAGGCCTTTGCTAAGGCGAACGCGTTCAAGCCAAAATTGTCGCGCTACGAGCGCCAGCAGATCCTGCTCAGGACGGCCGATATCCTCGCCAGTCGGAAGGAAGCGTTCGCCCGGCTGATCACCGCTGAATCCGGCCTGTGCTGGAAGGATTCGCTTTACGAGGCCGGCCGCGCCTACGACGTCTATTCCTTTGCGGGTCAGCTCGCGATCAAGGATGACGGCGAGACGTTCTCCTGCGACATCAGCCCGCAGGGCAGGGCGCGCAAGATCTTCACCACACGCACTCCGCTGCTCGGTGCGATCTCGGCCATCACGCCGTTCAATCACCCGCTCAACATGGTCAGCCACAAGATCGCTCCGGCGATCGCAACCAACAACCGGGTCGTGCTCAAGCCGACGGAACTGACGCCGCTGACGGCTCTGGCGCTCGCCGACGTGCTCTACGAGGCGGGGCTGCCGCCCGAGATGCTGTCGGTGGTGACCGGCAATCCGCATTCGATGGGCGATGCGATGATCACCGACCCGGACGCCGATCTCGTGACCTTCACGGGTTCGGTGCGGGTCGGCAAGCACATCGCGGCGACCGCCGGCTACAAGCGGATCGTGCTCGAGCTTGGTGGCAACGATCCCCTCATCGTCATGGAAGATGCCGATCTGGAAAAGGCCGCCGAGTTGGCCGTCGCCGGTGCCACGAAGAATTCCGGCCAGCGTTGCACAGCGGTCAAGCGCATCCTCTGTGTCGAGGCCGTCGCGGACGATTTCGCAGCCCTCGTCCTCAAGAAGGCGAGCACGCTGAAATGCGGCGATCCGATGGATCCGACGGTCGATGTCGGGACGGTCATCCATGAAGGTGCGGCGAAGGAATTCGAGCGCCGAGTGAATGCGGCCGTCGAGGACGGGGCCGCGCTGCTCCACGGCAACAAGCGCGAGGGCGCGCTGTATCCGCCCACGGTCGTGGATCGCATTCCCTATACGAGCGAACTCGTGATGCAGGAGACGTTTGGTCCGGTGATCCCGATCATCCGGGTCCCAAACGATATCGAGAGCGTGATCAGGATCTCCAACTCGACTGCGTTCGGATTGTCGTCCGGCGTCTGCACCAACCGGCTCGACTACATCACGCGCTTCGTGAGCGAGCTCGATGTCGGGACAGTGAACGTCTGGGAAGTGCCTGGTTATCGCATCGAGATGTCTCCGTTCGGCGGCATCAAGGATTCGGGGCTCGGTTACAAGGAAGGCGTTCAGGAAGCGATGAAGAGTTTCACCAACGTCAAGACGTACTCGCTTCCCTGGTCATCCTAGGAAGCGTGCTCGCTCATCCGCCCGCCGGCGCCGAAAAACAACAACAGCGGTGCCGGCGATTCAAAGACGATCTGCACCAATGGGAGGCCTAGGCATGTCGATCACGTTCAGCCCTGCGAGCGTCAGCTCGGCCGGGATACAAAATCCGGAAATCGCGACCTCGTTCCGACGCGCGCAGTGGCGGATGCTGCTTGCGGCCATGTTCTGCTACCTCTTCTTCTACACCGGTCGGCAGACCTTCGGCTTCGCGATCCCGGGCATTCAGGCCGAGTTTGGCGTCACGAAAGAGGCGCTGGGTTGGGCCAGCGCGGCGCTGCTGTGGTGCTACGCGATCGGGCAGGCCATCAACGGCAATCTCGGCGACAAGTTCGGCGGACGCCGGGTGATGAGTGCCGGGGCGATCCTGTCGTTCATCATGAACTGGGCCACCAGTCTCTCGACTGGCATCGTCAGCCTGGCGGTGTTCTGGGGCATCAACGGCTATTTTCAGTCGATGGGCTGGGCGCCAGGCAGCCGGTTGCTGTCCAATTGGTGGGGGCGTCACGAGCGCGGGACGGTCTACGGGCTCTACACCTTCGCGGCAGGGTTGGCGTCGGTGCTGTCGTTCGCCACGTCGCTGGTGGTCGTCGGCTACTTCCAGCTCGACTGGCGCTGGATTTTCCGCATCCCGGTTGCGTTGCTCCTCCTCGGCGGCATTGCGTTCTATCTGATCGCGCGTGAACGTCCGGAGGATATGGGATTCACATCACCGCATGACGAGGCCGACGATGGCACCACGGGCGAGAGCGCAGTCAGCGACGATGAAAGCTCCTTCACGCGGTACAAGGCGGTGCTGTCGACCTGGAGGCTTCTGGTGGCCGGCGTCGCGATCGGGTTTCAGAATGCTGCCCGCTATGGCTTGCTGGTGTGGGTGCCGGTCCATTTCCTCGGCAACAACTGGGCCAAGACCGGCGCTGCTTCCGCCGTCGATCCTCGCTGGATCAGCATCGCGTTGCCTGTCGGCATGGCCGTCGGCGCATTCAGCAACGGCTGGATTTCGGACAAGGTATTCGGTTCGCGCCGCTACCTCGCCATCGTGCTCTACATGGTGCTGGCCGCAGTCACTGCGCTCTGCATGTACGGGATCCCGACCTCGGAGATATATCTCGGCATGGCCGTGCTGTTCCTGTGCGGCTTCTTCACCTACGGTCCGCAGTCCTCGTTCTGGGCCTTGTGCCCGGATCTGGTCGGACACAAGCGGGCAGGGACGGCGACGGGCGTGATGAATTTCTTCGCTTATCTGTTCGCCGGCCTGGGCGAGCCAATGATCGGCCACTTCATGGACACGCACAATCAGACGTCCCTCGTCTTTCTGGTCGTGGCGGCGTGTGCCGGCTCCAGCGCCGTGGTCGCTTCGTTCATCCGGCGATAACGAACATTGCGTCTCCCCTCCTGGCCAATCGTTGTCAGGAGGGGAGACTGTCTTGACGGCATGCTGGCGTCGCTCGAAGCGTTGATATCAGACCGGACTGGCGCCCGATGTCGGGACCACGACGCTGTTCGGACGCTGCGGCTCAAGCTCAGCGCTGCGCCGTCTCCCGGTCCTTGCCATGATGCCATCGTGCTCCTGTTTTGCCCGACGTGTCAAATTCGAATTCGGAAATGGCGCAAGACGTGCCGCGCCAGATACCCCGATGATTTGTACTGTGCATGGGGTTGTTTTCGCGTTTTTGTGTCGAGGGCCGATTAGTCCGCCGCTTTTTCCCGCAGCCGCTGCGCATAGACGTTGATGATCAGGGCCGCCAGCAGGATCACGCCGCGGATCAGGATCTTCAGGAAGCTGTCGATGTTGACGTGGTCGAGACCGTTGTTGAGGACGCCGAGCACGAACAGGCCGACGATGGTGTTGCCGATGCCGCCGCGGCCGCCGAACAGGCTGGTGCCGCCGACGACGACGGCGGCGATGGAGTCGAGCAGGTAAGTGTCGAACTCGTTCTGCTGCGCACTGCCGAAATGGGCGACGCCGAGCATGCCGCCGATGCCGGAGCACACGGCCGAGATCACCATGACCGCGCCGAGGATGAGCTTGACGTTGAGGCCGGAATATTCGGCGGCCTCGCGATTTCCTCCGACCATGTAGACGTAACGGCCGAAGCGCGTGTAGGTCAGCACCAGGTGACCGCCGAGCAGCATGACGGCGGCGACGATGACGATCCAGGGGATGCCGCCGATCGAGCCGGAGCCGAGCGTCGAGATCAGGGTCGGCACCTTGTAGGCGATCTGGCCCCGCACCAGCAGCGCCGAGATGCCGGCGGCGATCTGCATCATGGCGAGCGTCATGATGAAGGAGGGGATGCCGATCACGGTCAGCCCCAGCGCGTTGACGAGGCCGAGCGCCGCGCAGAGCAGGAGCGCCAGCAGGATCGCGGCTACACCGGGAAGGGGGATGTTCGGAATGTTGACGTAGGACTCCTGCAGCGTGAAGTAGGCGACCGCGATGCCGGTGACGTTGGCGATGCTGGCGATCGAGAGGTCGATCTCCGCGCAGAGGATCACGAAGGTGAGGCCGACGGCGATGATGCCCGTCACCGACACCTGCGTCAGGATGTTGCCGAGATTGTCGATCGTCGCGAAGGAGGGGCTGGCGAAGGCGAAAAAGGCGGACAGGAAAATCAGCGTCAGGAACGGCGCGATGTTGCGCATCTGCGAGCGCAGGAAGGGCGCAAGGCCCTTTGCGCGCTGGCCCGCCGCTGGTGCCGTCTCACTGCTCGCCATTGTGCTTCTCCGTCACGCCGCTTCCAGCAGGCGGTCCTTGCTGACCAGCTCGTTCTTGAATTCCCGCACCAATGCGCCGCGCTTGAGCACGAGGATGCGGTCGGCCAACGACAGCACCGTTTCCGGCTCGGTCGACAGCACGATGATCGCGAGCCCCTTGGCGCGGAGGTCGCGGACGATGTTGATGACGTCGTTCTTGGCGCCGACATCCATGCCGCGGGTCGGCTCGCACAGCACCAGCAGCTTCGGCGGATAGGTCAGCCATTTTGCCAGCGCGACCTTCTGCTGGTTGCCGCCCGAGAGCATGCCGAGGTCGAGGCCGACCACCGGAGGCCTGATCTGGAGCTGC encodes:
- a CDS encoding ABC transporter permease; amino-acid sequence: MASSETAPAAGQRAKGLAPFLRSQMRNIAPFLTLIFLSAFFAFASPSFATIDNLGNILTQVSVTGIIAVGLTFVILCAEIDLSIASIANVTGIAVAYFTLQESYVNIPNIPLPGVAAILLALLLCAALGLVNALGLTVIGIPSFIMTLAMMQIAAGISALLVRGQIAYKVPTLISTLGSGSIGGIPWIVIVAAVMLLGGHLVLTYTRFGRYVYMVGGNREAAEYSGLNVKLILGAVMVISAVCSGIGGMLGVAHFGSAQQNEFDTYLLDSIAAVVVGGTSLFGGRGGIGNTIVGLFVLGVLNNGLDHVNIDSFLKILIRGVILLAALIINVYAQRLREKAAD
- the phnY gene encoding phosphonoacetaldehyde dehydrogenase, which codes for MNVQSQPIRHEQMRIAGALVDVDERVEVLNPYTNKVVGTVPAARPEHVRQAFAKANAFKPKLSRYERQQILLRTADILASRKEAFARLITAESGLCWKDSLYEAGRAYDVYSFAGQLAIKDDGETFSCDISPQGRARKIFTTRTPLLGAISAITPFNHPLNMVSHKIAPAIATNNRVVLKPTELTPLTALALADVLYEAGLPPEMLSVVTGNPHSMGDAMITDPDADLVTFTGSVRVGKHIAATAGYKRIVLELGGNDPLIVMEDADLEKAAELAVAGATKNSGQRCTAVKRILCVEAVADDFAALVLKKASTLKCGDPMDPTVDVGTVIHEGAAKEFERRVNAAVEDGAALLHGNKREGALYPPTVVDRIPYTSELVMQETFGPVIPIIRVPNDIESVIRISNSTAFGLSSGVCTNRLDYITRFVSELDVGTVNVWEVPGYRIEMSPFGGIKDSGLGYKEGVQEAMKSFTNVKTYSLPWSS
- the psrA gene encoding iron-containing alcohol dehydrogenase PsrA, whose product is MAWKYTNPVQIEFGVDSFDKLGSLIGSRTYALVTYGEPVFQQLERRLVETAGAPVLAIRDVAPNPDYRLLARQTARFAELQSQPDLIVALGGGSVIDSAKVFAAAGGDFTRVKDYLETQQGGDRLAATPIIAVPTTAGTGSEVTCWGTVWDEANGKKYSLARPSLYPTHAVIDPRLMLGKPQLLTISTGLDALSHALESLWNLNNNPVSANHAVAAARNILDLLPRLVRDLGNLELRSRMAMAALFAGLAFSNTKTAIAHSLSYPITLRHGVQHGIACSFSLPMILRSVRGVGGLCEDSLKQIFGEDLAKGADDLEDFLGTLGISSNPAAYEIDRQEWRALIADSLEGERGKNFLGSRERLIEASQIVRLPQAMTA
- the phnA gene encoding phosphonoacetate hydrolase, with the protein product MTSNGKTISVNGRAYRAPERPTVVICLDGSEPGYVEKAIEAGMAPTFARFMKDGAHVHANSVIPSFTNPNNLSIITGRPPAVHGIAGNYFYDPASGAEVMMNDPRFLRAPTILAGIHDAGYKVAAITAKDKLRTLLANGLDYSTGRAFAFSSEKADKATVEENGIGNVLDFVGLPLPEVYSADLSRFVFAAGVKLVEACRPDLMYLSTTDYIQHKTSPGTKVSNDFYAMIDGYLAQLDALGCNIVATADHGMNDKHLANGEPDVIYLQDLMDLWVGKDSARVILPITDPYVAHHGALGSFATIYTGETSAEGLLTRLRDVDGVELALTRKEACARFELPADRIGDIVVISSRHKVLGTSRNRHDLSGLTEPLRSHGGLTEERVPLIANRKIALPPGHLLRNFDAFDVALNRIQ
- a CDS encoding MFS transporter; amino-acid sequence: MSITFSPASVSSAGIQNPEIATSFRRAQWRMLLAAMFCYLFFYTGRQTFGFAIPGIQAEFGVTKEALGWASAALLWCYAIGQAINGNLGDKFGGRRVMSAGAILSFIMNWATSLSTGIVSLAVFWGINGYFQSMGWAPGSRLLSNWWGRHERGTVYGLYTFAAGLASVLSFATSLVVVGYFQLDWRWIFRIPVALLLLGGIAFYLIARERPEDMGFTSPHDEADDGTTGESAVSDDESSFTRYKAVLSTWRLLVAGVAIGFQNAARYGLLVWVPVHFLGNNWAKTGAASAVDPRWISIALPVGMAVGAFSNGWISDKVFGSRRYLAIVLYMVLAAVTALCMYGIPTSEIYLGMAVLFLCGFFTYGPQSSFWALCPDLVGHKRAGTATGVMNFFAYLFAGLGEPMIGHFMDTHNQTSLVFLVVAACAGSSAVVASFIRR